From Fusobacteriaceae bacterium, one genomic window encodes:
- the pncA gene encoding bifunctional nicotinamidase/pyrazinamidase: protein MPKKALIVVDVQNDFCAGGSLAVPDAEAILPVVNREIERFRKDLDAYVVFTKDWHPAAHSSFTTNSPEGIWPPHCVQGTVGAEIHPGVIGEADVVILKGEHPEVDSYSAFFDNNKAWKTGLDEWLRSRQVETLYVLGLATDYCVKFTVLDALSLGYDVRLIADGCRGVNVRPSDSADAIREMKAAGAVIA, encoded by the coding sequence ATGCCCAAAAAAGCTTTGATCGTAGTGGACGTACAAAATGATTTCTGCGCCGGAGGCTCTCTGGCGGTACCCGATGCGGAAGCGATCCTGCCGGTAGTCAACCGGGAAATTGAGCGATTTCGAAAGGATCTCGACGCTTATGTCGTTTTCACAAAGGACTGGCATCCCGCCGCTCACTCGAGCTTTACGACGAATTCTCCGGAAGGCATATGGCCGCCCCACTGTGTGCAGGGGACAGTAGGAGCGGAGATCCATCCCGGGGTGATCGGCGAAGCCGATGTGGTTATATTGAAAGGCGAGCATCCGGAAGTAGATTCCTACAGCGCTTTTTTCGATAACAATAAAGCCTGGAAAACGGGGCTTGATGAATGGCTCCGGTCCAGGCAGGTTGAGACGCTCTATGTGCTGGGCCTCGCGACGGATTATTGCGTGAAATTTACGGTATTGGACGCGCTTTCCCTGGGATACGACGTCCGACTGATCGCTGACGGTTGCCGCGGCGTCAATGTGCGGCCTT